In Bradysia coprophila strain Holo2 unplaced genomic scaffold, BU_Bcop_v1 contig_358, whole genome shotgun sequence, one DNA window encodes the following:
- the LOC119081267 gene encoding E3 ubiquitin-protein ligase Nedd-4 isoform X9, with protein MSSSRRSLVNNTEGTSQLRIKVLGGQSLAKKDIFGASDPYVRIDLNTINGDINIDSVLTKTKKKTLNPVWNEEFVFRVKPAEHKLVFQVFDENRLTRDDFLGLVEVALINLPKEQDNRAIPPKSYPLRPRSAKSRVRGTLDIYHAFIRDLDDNSENVTPPESPTPPESATPPEWDIINSPTSNSFGAPSASDQLPEGWEERQDANGRTYYVNHVARTTQWERPSINSAREAEVRNLAATEFHRRFHISVDETEGQGNQGDTLSLNSDLGTINNSSRAGSVTSLNTLGSSRNEFSRSGSQNSINRPVRPAPAVPGFQDRVTGRRRAAPPIPATRRNTSQDNGVTRAYVDTTVDNENSNSENEEVDSAESPSNNATRSSSTSQSRQSSTDEQSTGSETNNLDSGLPTGWSMQMAPNGRMFFIDHNERKTSWVDPRTGRASPMPNQARKPEDDLGPLPEGWEERVHSDGRIFFIDHNTRTTQWEDPRLSNPNIAGQAVPYSRDYKQKYEYFKSQLRKPTNVPNKFEIKVRRISILEDSYRIINSVNKTDLLKTKLWIEFEGEAGLDYGGLAREWFFLLSKEMFNPYYGLFEYSAMDNYTLQINPFSGLCNEEHLNYFKFIGKVAGMAVYHGKLLDAFFIRPFYKMMLQKPIDLRDMESVDMEYYNSLLWIKENDPSELMLTFCLDEETLGQTTQRELKPNGADIEVTNENKDEYIRLVIEWRFVARVKEQMSSFLEGFGSICPLALLKIFDENELELLMCGIQNIDVKDWKKNTLYKGDYYANHLIVQWFWRAVLSFSNEMRSRLLQFVTGTSRVPMNGFKELYGSNGPQMFTIERWGTPENFPRAHTCFNRLDLPPYESYYHLKDKLVKAIEGSQGFAGVD; from the exons aTGTCGTCATCGAGGCGGTCTCTCGTAAAT AACACTGAAGGAACTAGTCAACTAAGAATAAAAGTTTTAGGCGGTCAATCACTTGCTAAGAAAGATATATTTGGGGCCAG CGATCCATATGTTAGAATAGATTTAAATACCATAAATGGAGACATAAATATTGATTCTGTACtgacaaaaacaaagaaaaag ACATTAAACCCAGTATGGAACGAAGAATTTGTATTTAGAGTGAAACCAGCTGAAcacaaattagtttttcaagtatttgatgaaaatcgactTACTCGTGATGACTTTTTGGGGCTAGTTGAAGTGGCACTTATAAATCTACCAAAAGAACAAGATAATCGCGCTATACCACCAAAGAGTTATCCATTGCGGCCACGAAG tGCCAAGTCGCGAGTACGTGGAACGCTAGACATTTATCATGCTTTTATCCGGGATTTGGACGACAactctgaaaatgtaacaccACCCGAATCGCCAACGCCACCGGAGAGTGCTACACCACCGGAATGGGATATCATCAATTCGCCCACATCT AACTCGTTTGGGGCACCTTCAGCGTCTGATCAGTTACCTGAAGGATGGGAAGAACGACAGGATGCTAATGGTCGAACGTACTACGTTAATCATGTTGCCAGAACAACGCAGTGGGAACGTCCATCAAT AAATTCGGCCAGAGAAGCCGAAGTGCGTAATCTAGCTGCGACCGAGTTCCATAGACGATTCCATATAAGTGTGGATGAGACAGAAGGTCAAGGAAATCAG gGCGACACATTAAGCCTTAACTCTGATCTGGGTACCATAAATAATTCATCCAGAGCTGGTTCGGTCACTTCACTTAATACACTTGGCAGTTCAAG AAATGAATTCTCTCGAAGTGGATCTCAAAATTCTATAAATCGTCCGGTTCGACCGGCACCGGCCGTACCAGGTTTCCAAGACAGAGTGACAGGCCGTCGACGTGCTGCACCGCCAATACCAGCGACTAG GCGTAATACAAGTCAAGATAATGGAGTTACAAGGGCGTATGTTGATACAACCGTGGACAATGAAAATAGTAATAGTGAG AACGAAGAAGTGGATAGTGCTGAAAGTCCTTCAAACAATGCAACACGGTCATCATCAACATCGCAATCCCGACAAAGTTCAACAGACGAACAATCAACGGGATCAGAGACAAATAATTTAGATTCTGGATTGCCTACCGGATGGTCAATGCAAATGGCGCCGAATGGTAGAATGTTCTTTATTGATCATAATGAACGCAAAACATCCTGGGTGGATCCTAGAACTGGACGTGCAAGTCCGATGCCAAATCAAGCAAGAAAGCCAGAAGATGATTTAGGGCCATTGCCTGAGGGATGGGAAGAACGAGTACATTCAGATGGACGGATATTTTTCATAGACCATA ACACGAGAACAACGCAGTGGGAAGATCCACGATTGTCGAATCCTAACATAGCCGGCCAAGCAGTACCTTATTCAAGAGATTACAAACAAAAGTACGAATACTTTAAAAGTCAACTTAGAAAACCC ACAAACGTGCctaataaattcgaaattaaagTTCGGAGAATTTCGATCCTGGAGGACTCTTATCGGATTATAAACTCGGTCAATAAAACCGATTtactcaaaacaaaattgtggaTTGAATTTGAGGGTGAAGCTGGCCTAG ATTATGGTGGCCTGGCTAGAGAATGGTTCTTTTTACTGTCAAAGGAAATGTTTAATCCTTACTACGGTTTGTTCGAGTACTCTGCCATGGACAATTATACGCTACAAATCAATCCATTTAGTGGATTATGCAACGAGGaacatttgaattatttcaaGTTCATTGGAAAGGTAGCTGGCATGGCTGTATATCACGGGAAGTTGTTGGATG CCTTTTTCATTCGCCCGTTCTACAAAATGATGCTGCAAAAACCAATCGATTTACGAGACATGGAGTCCGTAGACATGGAATATTACAATTCACTTTTATGGATAAAGGAAAACGATCCGAGTGAGCTGATGCTGACGTTTTGTTTGGATGAGGAAACACTCGGACAGACCACCCAAAGAGAATTGAAACCAAATGGAGCTGACATCGAAgtaacaaacgaaaataaagaCGAATACATTAG ACTGGTCATTGAATGGCGTTTCGTAGCCAGAGTTAAGGAGCAAATGTCATCATTTTTAGAGGGATTCGGTTCCATTTGTCCCCTTGCAttactgaaaatatttgacgaaaatgaattggaaTTACTTATGTGTGGCATACAAAATATTG ATGTTAAAGACTGGAAGAAAAATACACTTTACAAAGGAGATTATTACGCCAATCATCTGATTGTTCAATGGTTTTGGAGG GCGGTGCTctcattttcaaatgaaatgcgTTCGCGATTACTACAATTTGTAACTGGCACATCACGCGTTCCAATGAACGGATTCAAGGAATTATATGGATCGAATGGGCCACAAATGTTTACAATCGAAAGATGGGGTACTCCAGAAAACTTTCCACGAGCACACACCTG CTTCAATCGCTTGGATTTACCGCCATACGAAAGCTACTATCATCTAAAGGACAAATTAGTAAAAGCCATCGAAGGAAGTCAAGGTTTTGCTGGTGTCGACTAG
- the LOC119081267 gene encoding E3 ubiquitin-protein ligase Nedd-4 isoform X11: MRSHMNVFNNMTTQNTTTPQPPPRRRAYSMGQARTTNQAYPRRSLFDTATNYNTEGTSQLRIKVLGGQSLAKKDIFGASDPYVRIDLNTINGDINIDSVLTKTKKKTLNPVWNEEFVFRVKPAEHKLVFQVFDENRLTRDDFLGLVEVALINLPKEQDNRAIPPKSYPLRPRSAKSRVRGTLDIYHAFIRDLDDNSENVTPPESPTPPESATPPEWDIINSPTSQNSFGAPSASDQLPEGWEERQDANGRTYYVNHVARTTQWERPSINSAREAEVRNLAATEFHRRFHISVDETEGQGNQNEEVDSAESPSNNATRSSSTSQSRQSSTDEQSTGSETNNLDSGLPTGWSMQMAPNGRMFFIDHNERKTSWVDPRTGRASPMPNQARKPEDDLGPLPEGWEERVHSDGRIFFIDHNTRTTQWEDPRLSNPNIAGQAVPYSRDYKQKYEYFKSQLRKPTNVPNKFEIKVRRISILEDSYRIINSVNKTDLLKTKLWIEFEGEAGLDYGGLAREWFFLLSKEMFNPYYGLFEYSAMDNYTLQINPFSGLCNEEHLNYFKFIGKVAGMAVYHGKLLDAFFIRPFYKMMLQKPIDLRDMESVDMEYYNSLLWIKENDPSELMLTFCLDEETLGQTTQRELKPNGADIEVTNENKDEYIRLVIEWRFVARVKEQMSSFLEGFGSICPLALLKIFDENELELLMCGIQNIDVKDWKKNTLYKGDYYANHLIVQWFWRAVLSFSNEMRSRLLQFVTGTSRVPMNGFKELYGSNGPQMFTIERWGTPENFPRAHTCFNRLDLPPYESYYHLKDKLVKAIEGSQGFAGVD; the protein is encoded by the exons ATGAGATCACATATGAATGTTTTCAACAATATGACCACCCAAAATACGACAACACCCCAACCGCCACCTCGACGACGAGCATACTCAATGGGACAGGCTCGGACTACCAACCAAGCATATCCAAGAAGATCGCTGTTCGACACTGCAACGAATTAT AACACTGAAGGAACTAGTCAACTAAGAATAAAAGTTTTAGGCGGTCAATCACTTGCTAAGAAAGATATATTTGGGGCCAG CGATCCATATGTTAGAATAGATTTAAATACCATAAATGGAGACATAAATATTGATTCTGTACtgacaaaaacaaagaaaaag ACATTAAACCCAGTATGGAACGAAGAATTTGTATTTAGAGTGAAACCAGCTGAAcacaaattagtttttcaagtatttgatgaaaatcgactTACTCGTGATGACTTTTTGGGGCTAGTTGAAGTGGCACTTATAAATCTACCAAAAGAACAAGATAATCGCGCTATACCACCAAAGAGTTATCCATTGCGGCCACGAAG tGCCAAGTCGCGAGTACGTGGAACGCTAGACATTTATCATGCTTTTATCCGGGATTTGGACGACAactctgaaaatgtaacaccACCCGAATCGCCAACGCCACCGGAGAGTGCTACACCACCGGAATGGGATATCATCAATTCGCCCACATCT CAGAACTCGTTTGGGGCACCTTCAGCGTCTGATCAGTTACCTGAAGGATGGGAAGAACGACAGGATGCTAATGGTCGAACGTACTACGTTAATCATGTTGCCAGAACAACGCAGTGGGAACGTCCATCAAT AAATTCGGCCAGAGAAGCCGAAGTGCGTAATCTAGCTGCGACCGAGTTCCATAGACGATTCCATATAAGTGTGGATGAGACAGAAGGTCAAGGAAATCAG AACGAAGAAGTGGATAGTGCTGAAAGTCCTTCAAACAATGCAACACGGTCATCATCAACATCGCAATCCCGACAAAGTTCAACAGACGAACAATCAACGGGATCAGAGACAAATAATTTAGATTCTGGATTGCCTACCGGATGGTCAATGCAAATGGCGCCGAATGGTAGAATGTTCTTTATTGATCATAATGAACGCAAAACATCCTGGGTGGATCCTAGAACTGGACGTGCAAGTCCGATGCCAAATCAAGCAAGAAAGCCAGAAGATGATTTAGGGCCATTGCCTGAGGGATGGGAAGAACGAGTACATTCAGATGGACGGATATTTTTCATAGACCATA ACACGAGAACAACGCAGTGGGAAGATCCACGATTGTCGAATCCTAACATAGCCGGCCAAGCAGTACCTTATTCAAGAGATTACAAACAAAAGTACGAATACTTTAAAAGTCAACTTAGAAAACCC ACAAACGTGCctaataaattcgaaattaaagTTCGGAGAATTTCGATCCTGGAGGACTCTTATCGGATTATAAACTCGGTCAATAAAACCGATTtactcaaaacaaaattgtggaTTGAATTTGAGGGTGAAGCTGGCCTAG ATTATGGTGGCCTGGCTAGAGAATGGTTCTTTTTACTGTCAAAGGAAATGTTTAATCCTTACTACGGTTTGTTCGAGTACTCTGCCATGGACAATTATACGCTACAAATCAATCCATTTAGTGGATTATGCAACGAGGaacatttgaattatttcaaGTTCATTGGAAAGGTAGCTGGCATGGCTGTATATCACGGGAAGTTGTTGGATG CCTTTTTCATTCGCCCGTTCTACAAAATGATGCTGCAAAAACCAATCGATTTACGAGACATGGAGTCCGTAGACATGGAATATTACAATTCACTTTTATGGATAAAGGAAAACGATCCGAGTGAGCTGATGCTGACGTTTTGTTTGGATGAGGAAACACTCGGACAGACCACCCAAAGAGAATTGAAACCAAATGGAGCTGACATCGAAgtaacaaacgaaaataaagaCGAATACATTAG ACTGGTCATTGAATGGCGTTTCGTAGCCAGAGTTAAGGAGCAAATGTCATCATTTTTAGAGGGATTCGGTTCCATTTGTCCCCTTGCAttactgaaaatatttgacgaaaatgaattggaaTTACTTATGTGTGGCATACAAAATATTG ATGTTAAAGACTGGAAGAAAAATACACTTTACAAAGGAGATTATTACGCCAATCATCTGATTGTTCAATGGTTTTGGAGG GCGGTGCTctcattttcaaatgaaatgcgTTCGCGATTACTACAATTTGTAACTGGCACATCACGCGTTCCAATGAACGGATTCAAGGAATTATATGGATCGAATGGGCCACAAATGTTTACAATCGAAAGATGGGGTACTCCAGAAAACTTTCCACGAGCACACACCTG CTTCAATCGCTTGGATTTACCGCCATACGAAAGCTACTATCATCTAAAGGACAAATTAGTAAAAGCCATCGAAGGAAGTCAAGGTTTTGCTGGTGTCGACTAG
- the LOC119081267 gene encoding E3 ubiquitin-protein ligase Nedd-4 isoform X8, whose product MSSSRRSLVNNTEGTSQLRIKVLGGQSLAKKDIFGASDPYVRIDLNTINGDINIDSVLTKTKKKTLNPVWNEEFVFRVKPAEHKLVFQVFDENRLTRDDFLGLVEVALINLPKEQDNRAIPPKSYPLRPRRSVGAKSRVRGTLDIYHAFIRDLDDNSENVTPPESPTPPESATPPEWDIINSPTSQNSFGAPSASDQLPEGWEERQDANGRTYYVNHVARTTQWERPSINSAREAEVRNLAATEFHRRFHISVDETEGQGNQGDTLSLNSDLGTINNSSRAGSVTSLNTLGSSRNEFSRSGSQNSINRPVRPAPAVPGFQDRVTGRRRAAPPIPATRRNTSQDNGVTRAYVDTTVDNENSNSENEEVDSAESPSNNATRSSSTSQSRQSSTDEQSTGSETNNLDSGLPTGWSMQMAPNGRMFFIDHNERKTSWVDPRTGRASPMPNQARKPEDDLGPLPEGWEERVHSDGRIFFIDHNTRTTQWEDPRLSNPNIAGQAVPYSRDYKQKYEYFKSQLRKPTNVPNKFEIKVRRISILEDSYRIINSVNKTDLLKTKLWIEFEGEAGLDYGGLAREWFFLLSKEMFNPYYGLFEYSAMDNYTLQINPFSGLCNEEHLNYFKFIGKVAGMAVYHGKLLDAFFIRPFYKMMLQKPIDLRDMESVDMEYYNSLLWIKENDPSELMLTFCLDEETLGQTTQRELKPNGADIEVTNENKDEYIRLVIEWRFVARVKEQMSSFLEGFGSICPLALLKIFDENELELLMCGIQNIDVKDWKKNTLYKGDYYANHLIVQWFWRAVLSFSNEMRSRLLQFVTGTSRVPMNGFKELYGSNGPQMFTIERWGTPENFPRAHTCFNRLDLPPYESYYHLKDKLVKAIEGSQGFAGVD is encoded by the exons aTGTCGTCATCGAGGCGGTCTCTCGTAAAT AACACTGAAGGAACTAGTCAACTAAGAATAAAAGTTTTAGGCGGTCAATCACTTGCTAAGAAAGATATATTTGGGGCCAG CGATCCATATGTTAGAATAGATTTAAATACCATAAATGGAGACATAAATATTGATTCTGTACtgacaaaaacaaagaaaaag ACATTAAACCCAGTATGGAACGAAGAATTTGTATTTAGAGTGAAACCAGCTGAAcacaaattagtttttcaagtatttgatgaaaatcgactTACTCGTGATGACTTTTTGGGGCTAGTTGAAGTGGCACTTATAAATCTACCAAAAGAACAAGATAATCGCGCTATACCACCAAAGAGTTATCCATTGCGGCCACGAAGGTCAGTTGG tGCCAAGTCGCGAGTACGTGGAACGCTAGACATTTATCATGCTTTTATCCGGGATTTGGACGACAactctgaaaatgtaacaccACCCGAATCGCCAACGCCACCGGAGAGTGCTACACCACCGGAATGGGATATCATCAATTCGCCCACATCT CAGAACTCGTTTGGGGCACCTTCAGCGTCTGATCAGTTACCTGAAGGATGGGAAGAACGACAGGATGCTAATGGTCGAACGTACTACGTTAATCATGTTGCCAGAACAACGCAGTGGGAACGTCCATCAAT AAATTCGGCCAGAGAAGCCGAAGTGCGTAATCTAGCTGCGACCGAGTTCCATAGACGATTCCATATAAGTGTGGATGAGACAGAAGGTCAAGGAAATCAG gGCGACACATTAAGCCTTAACTCTGATCTGGGTACCATAAATAATTCATCCAGAGCTGGTTCGGTCACTTCACTTAATACACTTGGCAGTTCAAG AAATGAATTCTCTCGAAGTGGATCTCAAAATTCTATAAATCGTCCGGTTCGACCGGCACCGGCCGTACCAGGTTTCCAAGACAGAGTGACAGGCCGTCGACGTGCTGCACCGCCAATACCAGCGACTAG GCGTAATACAAGTCAAGATAATGGAGTTACAAGGGCGTATGTTGATACAACCGTGGACAATGAAAATAGTAATAGTGAG AACGAAGAAGTGGATAGTGCTGAAAGTCCTTCAAACAATGCAACACGGTCATCATCAACATCGCAATCCCGACAAAGTTCAACAGACGAACAATCAACGGGATCAGAGACAAATAATTTAGATTCTGGATTGCCTACCGGATGGTCAATGCAAATGGCGCCGAATGGTAGAATGTTCTTTATTGATCATAATGAACGCAAAACATCCTGGGTGGATCCTAGAACTGGACGTGCAAGTCCGATGCCAAATCAAGCAAGAAAGCCAGAAGATGATTTAGGGCCATTGCCTGAGGGATGGGAAGAACGAGTACATTCAGATGGACGGATATTTTTCATAGACCATA ACACGAGAACAACGCAGTGGGAAGATCCACGATTGTCGAATCCTAACATAGCCGGCCAAGCAGTACCTTATTCAAGAGATTACAAACAAAAGTACGAATACTTTAAAAGTCAACTTAGAAAACCC ACAAACGTGCctaataaattcgaaattaaagTTCGGAGAATTTCGATCCTGGAGGACTCTTATCGGATTATAAACTCGGTCAATAAAACCGATTtactcaaaacaaaattgtggaTTGAATTTGAGGGTGAAGCTGGCCTAG ATTATGGTGGCCTGGCTAGAGAATGGTTCTTTTTACTGTCAAAGGAAATGTTTAATCCTTACTACGGTTTGTTCGAGTACTCTGCCATGGACAATTATACGCTACAAATCAATCCATTTAGTGGATTATGCAACGAGGaacatttgaattatttcaaGTTCATTGGAAAGGTAGCTGGCATGGCTGTATATCACGGGAAGTTGTTGGATG CCTTTTTCATTCGCCCGTTCTACAAAATGATGCTGCAAAAACCAATCGATTTACGAGACATGGAGTCCGTAGACATGGAATATTACAATTCACTTTTATGGATAAAGGAAAACGATCCGAGTGAGCTGATGCTGACGTTTTGTTTGGATGAGGAAACACTCGGACAGACCACCCAAAGAGAATTGAAACCAAATGGAGCTGACATCGAAgtaacaaacgaaaataaagaCGAATACATTAG ACTGGTCATTGAATGGCGTTTCGTAGCCAGAGTTAAGGAGCAAATGTCATCATTTTTAGAGGGATTCGGTTCCATTTGTCCCCTTGCAttactgaaaatatttgacgaaaatgaattggaaTTACTTATGTGTGGCATACAAAATATTG ATGTTAAAGACTGGAAGAAAAATACACTTTACAAAGGAGATTATTACGCCAATCATCTGATTGTTCAATGGTTTTGGAGG GCGGTGCTctcattttcaaatgaaatgcgTTCGCGATTACTACAATTTGTAACTGGCACATCACGCGTTCCAATGAACGGATTCAAGGAATTATATGGATCGAATGGGCCACAAATGTTTACAATCGAAAGATGGGGTACTCCAGAAAACTTTCCACGAGCACACACCTG CTTCAATCGCTTGGATTTACCGCCATACGAAAGCTACTATCATCTAAAGGACAAATTAGTAAAAGCCATCGAAGGAAGTCAAGGTTTTGCTGGTGTCGACTAG
- the LOC119081267 gene encoding E3 ubiquitin-protein ligase Nedd-4 isoform X10 produces MRSHMNVFNNMTTQNTTTPQPPPRRRAYSMGQARTTNQAYPRRSLFDTATNYNTEGTSQLRIKVLGGQSLAKKDIFGASDPYVRIDLNTINGDINIDSVLTKTKKKTLNPVWNEEFVFRVKPAEHKLVFQVFDENRLTRDDFLGLVEVALINLPKEQDNRAIPPKSYPLRPRRSVGAKSRVRGTLDIYHAFIRDLDDNSENVTPPESPTPPESATPPEWDIINSPTSQNSFGAPSASDQLPEGWEERQDANGRTYYVNHVARTTQWERPSINSAREAEVRNLAATEFHRRFHISVDETEGQGNQNEEVDSAESPSNNATRSSSTSQSRQSSTDEQSTGSETNNLDSGLPTGWSMQMAPNGRMFFIDHNERKTSWVDPRTGRASPMPNQARKPEDDLGPLPEGWEERVHSDGRIFFIDHNTRTTQWEDPRLSNPNIAGQAVPYSRDYKQKYEYFKSQLRKPTNVPNKFEIKVRRISILEDSYRIINSVNKTDLLKTKLWIEFEGEAGLDYGGLAREWFFLLSKEMFNPYYGLFEYSAMDNYTLQINPFSGLCNEEHLNYFKFIGKVAGMAVYHGKLLDAFFIRPFYKMMLQKPIDLRDMESVDMEYYNSLLWIKENDPSELMLTFCLDEETLGQTTQRELKPNGADIEVTNENKDEYIRLVIEWRFVARVKEQMSSFLEGFGSICPLALLKIFDENELELLMCGIQNIDVKDWKKNTLYKGDYYANHLIVQWFWRAVLSFSNEMRSRLLQFVTGTSRVPMNGFKELYGSNGPQMFTIERWGTPENFPRAHTCFNRLDLPPYESYYHLKDKLVKAIEGSQGFAGVD; encoded by the exons ATGAGATCACATATGAATGTTTTCAACAATATGACCACCCAAAATACGACAACACCCCAACCGCCACCTCGACGACGAGCATACTCAATGGGACAGGCTCGGACTACCAACCAAGCATATCCAAGAAGATCGCTGTTCGACACTGCAACGAATTAT AACACTGAAGGAACTAGTCAACTAAGAATAAAAGTTTTAGGCGGTCAATCACTTGCTAAGAAAGATATATTTGGGGCCAG CGATCCATATGTTAGAATAGATTTAAATACCATAAATGGAGACATAAATATTGATTCTGTACtgacaaaaacaaagaaaaag ACATTAAACCCAGTATGGAACGAAGAATTTGTATTTAGAGTGAAACCAGCTGAAcacaaattagtttttcaagtatttgatgaaaatcgactTACTCGTGATGACTTTTTGGGGCTAGTTGAAGTGGCACTTATAAATCTACCAAAAGAACAAGATAATCGCGCTATACCACCAAAGAGTTATCCATTGCGGCCACGAAGGTCAGTTGG tGCCAAGTCGCGAGTACGTGGAACGCTAGACATTTATCATGCTTTTATCCGGGATTTGGACGACAactctgaaaatgtaacaccACCCGAATCGCCAACGCCACCGGAGAGTGCTACACCACCGGAATGGGATATCATCAATTCGCCCACATCT CAGAACTCGTTTGGGGCACCTTCAGCGTCTGATCAGTTACCTGAAGGATGGGAAGAACGACAGGATGCTAATGGTCGAACGTACTACGTTAATCATGTTGCCAGAACAACGCAGTGGGAACGTCCATCAAT AAATTCGGCCAGAGAAGCCGAAGTGCGTAATCTAGCTGCGACCGAGTTCCATAGACGATTCCATATAAGTGTGGATGAGACAGAAGGTCAAGGAAATCAG AACGAAGAAGTGGATAGTGCTGAAAGTCCTTCAAACAATGCAACACGGTCATCATCAACATCGCAATCCCGACAAAGTTCAACAGACGAACAATCAACGGGATCAGAGACAAATAATTTAGATTCTGGATTGCCTACCGGATGGTCAATGCAAATGGCGCCGAATGGTAGAATGTTCTTTATTGATCATAATGAACGCAAAACATCCTGGGTGGATCCTAGAACTGGACGTGCAAGTCCGATGCCAAATCAAGCAAGAAAGCCAGAAGATGATTTAGGGCCATTGCCTGAGGGATGGGAAGAACGAGTACATTCAGATGGACGGATATTTTTCATAGACCATA ACACGAGAACAACGCAGTGGGAAGATCCACGATTGTCGAATCCTAACATAGCCGGCCAAGCAGTACCTTATTCAAGAGATTACAAACAAAAGTACGAATACTTTAAAAGTCAACTTAGAAAACCC ACAAACGTGCctaataaattcgaaattaaagTTCGGAGAATTTCGATCCTGGAGGACTCTTATCGGATTATAAACTCGGTCAATAAAACCGATTtactcaaaacaaaattgtggaTTGAATTTGAGGGTGAAGCTGGCCTAG ATTATGGTGGCCTGGCTAGAGAATGGTTCTTTTTACTGTCAAAGGAAATGTTTAATCCTTACTACGGTTTGTTCGAGTACTCTGCCATGGACAATTATACGCTACAAATCAATCCATTTAGTGGATTATGCAACGAGGaacatttgaattatttcaaGTTCATTGGAAAGGTAGCTGGCATGGCTGTATATCACGGGAAGTTGTTGGATG CCTTTTTCATTCGCCCGTTCTACAAAATGATGCTGCAAAAACCAATCGATTTACGAGACATGGAGTCCGTAGACATGGAATATTACAATTCACTTTTATGGATAAAGGAAAACGATCCGAGTGAGCTGATGCTGACGTTTTGTTTGGATGAGGAAACACTCGGACAGACCACCCAAAGAGAATTGAAACCAAATGGAGCTGACATCGAAgtaacaaacgaaaataaagaCGAATACATTAG ACTGGTCATTGAATGGCGTTTCGTAGCCAGAGTTAAGGAGCAAATGTCATCATTTTTAGAGGGATTCGGTTCCATTTGTCCCCTTGCAttactgaaaatatttgacgaaaatgaattggaaTTACTTATGTGTGGCATACAAAATATTG ATGTTAAAGACTGGAAGAAAAATACACTTTACAAAGGAGATTATTACGCCAATCATCTGATTGTTCAATGGTTTTGGAGG GCGGTGCTctcattttcaaatgaaatgcgTTCGCGATTACTACAATTTGTAACTGGCACATCACGCGTTCCAATGAACGGATTCAAGGAATTATATGGATCGAATGGGCCACAAATGTTTACAATCGAAAGATGGGGTACTCCAGAAAACTTTCCACGAGCACACACCTG CTTCAATCGCTTGGATTTACCGCCATACGAAAGCTACTATCATCTAAAGGACAAATTAGTAAAAGCCATCGAAGGAAGTCAAGGTTTTGCTGGTGTCGACTAG